From Bdellovibrionales bacterium, one genomic window encodes:
- a CDS encoding SDR family NAD(P)-dependent oxidoreductase has translation METSILITGGSSGLGAALAQSYAAPDVTLFLSGRDAARLEGVAARCRAKGACVEATIVDVTDGAAMASWIDQCDQTAPLNLVIANAGISAGTGGGGETPAQTKAVMETNVQGVFNTIHPALALMKPRGRGQIAIMASLASFRGLAGAPAYCASKAAVRVYGEALRDELAPQGIKINVICPGFVKTPMTGQNGFPMPFLMEADKAARIMKRGLEKNKARIVFPWRLAALVWLMSALSPNLADGLFRRLPRKRGVESLG, from the coding sequence ATGGAAACCAGCATTCTGATTACGGGTGGCTCAAGCGGCCTTGGCGCGGCGTTGGCGCAGTCATATGCCGCGCCTGACGTGACCCTTTTTTTAAGCGGGCGTGATGCTGCAAGGTTGGAGGGTGTCGCCGCCCGTTGCCGCGCTAAGGGCGCGTGCGTTGAGGCGACCATTGTGGACGTGACGGATGGCGCGGCCATGGCTTCGTGGATTGATCAGTGCGATCAAACCGCGCCGCTTAATCTGGTGATTGCTAATGCGGGTATTTCGGCGGGAACGGGCGGGGGTGGAGAAACGCCTGCCCAAACGAAGGCCGTTATGGAAACCAATGTGCAGGGCGTTTTTAACACGATCCATCCTGCTTTGGCGTTAATGAAGCCGCGTGGGCGCGGGCAGATTGCCATCATGGCCTCACTGGCTAGCTTTCGGGGGCTTGCGGGTGCGCCCGCCTATTGCGCCAGCAAGGCGGCTGTGCGTGTGTATGGCGAAGCCTTGCGGGACGAGCTTGCGCCGCAGGGCATCAAGATCAATGTGATTTGTCCGGGCTTTGTGAAGACGCCGATGACAGGGCAAAACGGCTTTCCGATGCCGTTTTTGATGGAGGCCGATAAGGCGGCGCGGATCATGAAAAGGGGGCTAGAGAAAAATAAAGCCCGCATCGTTTTCCCGTGGCGGCTGGCGGCGCTGGTGTGGCTTATGTCCGCGCTTTCCCCCAACTTGGCAGACGGGCTCTTTCGCCGTCTGCCAAGAAAAAGGGGCGTAGAGTCCCTCGGTTAA
- the ndk gene encoding nucleoside-diphosphate kinase, giving the protein MAIQRTFSIIKPDATRRNITGKVNAMLEAAGLRIIAQRRVLLTRAQAEGFYAVHRERPFFNDLCTFMTSGPVVLQVLEGENAVQKNRDVMGATNPANADAGTIRKELAESIEANSVHGSDSEENAAIEIAYFFSQTEIVG; this is encoded by the coding sequence ATGGCTATCCAACGCACTTTTTCGATTATCAAGCCTGACGCCACGCGCCGTAACATAACGGGCAAGGTTAACGCCATGCTAGAGGCCGCAGGTCTTCGCATCATCGCGCAGCGCCGCGTTTTATTGACCCGCGCACAGGCGGAAGGGTTTTATGCCGTTCACCGTGAGCGCCCCTTCTTCAACGATCTTTGCACGTTTATGACCTCTGGTCCCGTCGTGTTGCAGGTTTTAGAAGGCGAAAACGCCGTCCAGAAAAACCGCGACGTGATGGGTGCGACCAACCCCGCGAATGCGGACGCTGGCACAATCCGCAAGGAACTGGCCGAAAGCATCGAAGCAAACTCAGTTCACGGGTCGGACAGCGAAGAAAATGCGGCGATTGAAATTGCCTATTTCTTCAGCCAGACGGAAATCGTGGGCTAA
- a CDS encoding sulfur transferase domain-containing protein — MNKFLPPFYCRSKNPLLRGLAFFEHVLKAKRGRVQTPWQRCLAHFETLFIDNTLFSFLFLNKHRVTEKLWRAGQPHPFQIRGLAKAGIRTIINLRGERDCASYYLEEQACQRHGIALVNVTMESKRPPTREKIAELAQVFSTTTYPALMHCKSGADRTGLAAALCLMIHDGRSVEEAQKQLSLRYGHLASSKTGVLDAFLAAYQKAAAQEGVTFLAWAQSPAYDREAIMAVYKPRRFVSWLGDLVLRRE; from the coding sequence ATGAACAAATTTCTGCCCCCCTTTTATTGCCGCAGCAAAAACCCGCTTTTACGGGGGTTGGCTTTTTTTGAGCATGTCCTCAAGGCCAAGCGTGGCCGCGTGCAAACGCCGTGGCAGCGCTGCCTCGCGCATTTCGAAACCCTTTTTATCGATAATACGCTTTTCAGCTTTTTGTTTTTGAACAAGCATCGCGTGACGGAAAAGCTGTGGCGAGCGGGGCAGCCCCATCCCTTTCAGATTCGTGGTCTGGCCAAGGCGGGGATTCGCACCATTATCAATCTGCGCGGCGAGAGGGACTGCGCGTCCTATTATCTTGAAGAGCAGGCCTGCCAGCGCCATGGCATAGCGCTTGTTAATGTCACGATGGAATCAAAGCGCCCACCGACCCGCGAAAAGATCGCGGAATTGGCGCAGGTGTTTTCAACGACCACTTATCCCGCTCTTATGCACTGTAAGTCCGGCGCGGATCGAACGGGGCTGGCGGCGGCGCTTTGCCTTATGATCCATGATGGGCGGTCTGTTGAGGAAGCACAAAAACAGCTTTCCTTGCGCTATGGGCATCTGGCTTCGTCCAAAACGGGCGTTTTGGATGCGTTTTTGGCGGCGTATCAAAAAGCTGCCGCGCAAGAGGGCGTGACCTTTCTGGCTTGGGCGCAAAGCCCCGCTTATGACCGTGAGGCCATTATGGCCGTGTATAAACCCCGCCGCTTTGTCAGCTGGCTTGGCGATCTTGTTTTACGGCGGGAATAA
- a CDS encoding phasin family protein, whose amino-acid sequence MQATNEQMEKMTSTLLQAASDMNTMVRDTMNVTLQSVSIMTKGCGELCDSLSALVQKNIDQSSKVTQSLSSITSVDDLVSTQNTALKDNFDSMMSDLNNLSQISSRVAQQAAEPVTKHVNDSINKISKIKAA is encoded by the coding sequence ATGCAAGCCACAAACGAACAAATGGAAAAGATGACCAGCACGCTTCTTCAAGCGGCAAGCGACATGAACACCATGGTGCGGGATACAATGAACGTCACCTTGCAATCTGTTTCGATTATGACCAAGGGCTGCGGCGAACTGTGCGACAGCCTTAGCGCCCTCGTTCAGAAAAATATCGACCAAAGCAGCAAGGTTACCCAATCCCTTTCGTCCATCACCTCGGTTGATGATTTGGTCAGCACGCAAAACACCGCGTTGAAAGACAATTTCGACTCGATGATGTCGGACCTTAACAACTTGTCCCAGATTTCCAGCCGCGTGGCGCAACAAGCCGCTGAGCCTGTGACCAAGCACGTTAACGACTCGATCAACAAAATCTCGAAAATCAAGGCCGCCTAA
- a CDS encoding D-alanyl-D-alanine carboxypeptidase yields the protein MSLLGINRGKKLFFIGLVVFALCVGGAGDAFAKSKAKTRKSKAKARTHHVLAVDSSSARYADIVIEASTGKVLHESNSTAIRRPASLTKMMTLYLAFQALESGAIRLDTPLPVSARAAAQAPTKLCLRAGQTIRAYDAIMGLITESANDAAVVLAEGLGGDIPRFAAMMTQQAKALGMSQTVFQNPNGLPDPNQFTTARDMAMLGYGLIYHFPGFYPYFSKQSFVYKGHTYNNHNHLMERFEGMDGIKTGYIRTSGFNLVASAMRGQTRLIGVVFGGTSAPSRDRQMEALLNDAFGAVSRQECREARALALPSKSVPAFAASSRPRVLRTQAGRVRTVLPDDSPVESALQKGEEGETQKKQSENDAWGIQVGAYSEIDGAQKALAQMASSMAPLLGKGEPSLQKVTMTDGSAMYRARFVGLEQSSARAACAHLVKSGRSCLVITGP from the coding sequence ATGAGTTTGTTAGGCATTAATCGGGGAAAGAAGCTCTTTTTCATTGGCCTTGTGGTCTTCGCGCTTTGCGTGGGGGGTGCTGGGGATGCCTTTGCTAAAAGCAAAGCTAAAACAAGGAAAAGCAAGGCAAAGGCGCGGACGCATCACGTTCTGGCGGTTGATTCTTCATCGGCGCGTTATGCCGATATAGTGATCGAAGCCTCAACGGGGAAGGTCTTGCATGAATCCAACAGTACTGCGATTCGCCGTCCTGCCTCCTTGACCAAAATGATGACGCTTTATTTAGCGTTTCAAGCCCTTGAATCGGGCGCGATCCGATTGGACACGCCCCTTCCTGTGTCGGCGCGTGCGGCGGCGCAGGCCCCCACCAAGCTTTGTTTGCGAGCGGGACAGACCATTCGCGCCTATGACGCCATCATGGGCCTCATCACGGAATCAGCGAACGACGCGGCTGTCGTTTTGGCGGAAGGCCTTGGGGGCGACATTCCTCGTTTTGCGGCCATGATGACGCAGCAGGCCAAGGCTCTTGGTATGAGCCAAACCGTTTTCCAAAACCCCAATGGGCTTCCTGACCCGAATCAATTCACGACGGCGCGGGATATGGCGATGTTGGGCTATGGCCTGATCTATCATTTTCCGGGATTTTATCCTTATTTTTCAAAACAGAGCTTTGTCTATAAGGGACATACTTATAACAACCATAACCATCTGATGGAGCGGTTTGAGGGCATGGATGGCATTAAAACCGGCTATATTCGCACGTCCGGCTTTAATCTTGTCGCCTCGGCCATGCGTGGGCAAACGCGCCTGATTGGCGTGGTTTTTGGCGGAACCAGCGCCCCGTCTCGCGATCGGCAGATGGAAGCTCTTTTAAACGATGCCTTTGGTGCGGTTTCGCGTCAGGAGTGCCGTGAGGCGCGTGCGCTTGCGCTGCCATCCAAGTCGGTTCCTGCTTTTGCCGCCTCGTCGCGTCCTCGCGTTTTGCGGACCCAGGCGGGTCGTGTTAGAACCGTTCTGCCCGATGATTCCCCCGTTGAGTCCGCCTTGCAGAAGGGGGAAGAAGGCGAAACCCAAAAAAAACAAAGCGAAAATGATGCATGGGGCATACAGGTCGGCGCGTATAGCGAAATTGATGGAGCCCAAAAAGCTCTGGCGCAGATGGCGTCTTCTATGGCCCCCCTTTTGGGGAAGGGCGAGCCAAGCTTGCAAAAAGTAACCATGACAGATGGCTCGGCCATGTATCGTGCGCGCTTTGTGGGTCTCGAGCAAAGCAGCGCCCGCGCCGCGTGTGCACACCTTGTGAAAAGCGGGCGTAGCTGTCTGGTGATTACGGGGCCATGA
- a CDS encoding adenine phosphoribosyltransferase yields the protein MPLDLKAHIRSVPGFPKEGILFYDIGTLLGHGPAWQETIDRLEVIVREDVPDFLIAVESRGFLVAAPLAARLGIGLIMVRKKGKLPGKTQSYSYELEYGTDTLEIQEGLITVGQRGVIIDDLLATGGTTAATIHLARQMGVDLVRAVYIIELPFLNGRQKIDIPVSSLLSYDE from the coding sequence ATGCCCCTCGATCTTAAAGCTCACATTCGCTCTGTTCCCGGCTTTCCCAAGGAAGGCATTTTGTTTTATGATATTGGCACTCTTTTGGGCCACGGGCCCGCTTGGCAAGAAACGATTGACCGCCTTGAGGTCATTGTTCGAGAAGATGTCCCTGATTTTCTTATTGCTGTCGAATCACGAGGCTTTCTGGTCGCCGCACCTTTGGCGGCGCGCTTAGGGATTGGCCTTATTATGGTTCGCAAAAAAGGCAAGCTTCCAGGTAAAACGCAGTCCTATAGCTATGAGCTAGAATACGGAACAGACACCCTTGAGATTCAAGAAGGGCTTATCACGGTGGGCCAACGTGGCGTTATTATTGACGATTTGCTGGCCACAGGTGGCACGACTGCCGCGACCATCCATTTGGCACGCCAAATGGGCGTCGACCTTGTACGGGCGGTTTATATTATCGAGCTGCCCTTTCTGAACGGGCGTCAAAAAATAGACATCCCCGTCTCCAGCCTCTTGTCCTATGACGAATAG
- a CDS encoding DUF2336 domain-containing protein — translation MTSHLTKEDVQRLLQEPSPSVRAEVAGKLALDIENPILSDNETALAQEVVRLMAKDVEASVRLALSQNLRHAARLPHDIAVQLANDIEQVALPILQESGVLTDQDLLSIIAKGSGSKQEAIAGRAIVSATVSEAIITSAGEKAVTTLLGNRGAQISNEGYDKAITRFESNDVVKEAICRRATLPATVAERLAFMVSEKLQDYLVSHHALSTSVAADLVLQSRERTIVEMASGSSEEEMERLVTQMNDNGRLTPSIILRALCMGDVLFFESALAVRAGIPLLNARILIHDGGQLGMKTLYDRATMPPNMMPVIRAALDVVHETEMDGAAHDMERYRARVIERVLTQFEDVGSDDFEYLLNKLGDIMSAEKRAG, via the coding sequence ATGACATCCCATTTGACCAAGGAAGACGTTCAGCGACTCTTGCAAGAACCGTCCCCTTCCGTGCGCGCCGAAGTGGCGGGTAAATTGGCGCTGGACATCGAGAATCCTATTTTGTCGGATAATGAAACGGCGTTGGCGCAAGAAGTCGTCCGGCTTATGGCCAAAGACGTTGAAGCGTCCGTTCGCTTAGCCCTTTCACAAAATTTGCGCCATGCGGCGCGCCTGCCTCATGACATTGCCGTTCAACTGGCGAATGATATCGAGCAAGTTGCTCTTCCCATTTTACAAGAGTCAGGGGTTCTAACAGATCAAGATTTGCTTTCCATTATTGCCAAAGGCTCTGGCTCTAAACAAGAAGCGATCGCCGGTCGGGCTATCGTTTCGGCCACCGTGTCGGAGGCGATCATTACCTCGGCGGGTGAAAAGGCCGTCACAACGTTGCTGGGCAACAGGGGCGCACAAATATCGAACGAAGGCTATGATAAGGCCATCACGCGTTTTGAATCGAATGATGTGGTCAAAGAGGCCATTTGCAGGCGTGCTACGTTGCCCGCCACTGTCGCCGAACGCTTGGCCTTTATGGTTTCGGAAAAGCTCCAAGATTATTTGGTTTCGCATCACGCGCTTTCCACATCGGTTGCCGCCGATTTGGTTTTACAAAGCCGTGAGCGCACCATTGTTGAAATGGCCTCTGGGTCTTCTGAAGAGGAGATGGAGCGTCTGGTCACCCAAATGAACGACAATGGGCGGTTGACGCCGTCGATCATTCTGCGCGCCTTGTGCATGGGCGATGTTCTGTTTTTTGAATCCGCTTTGGCGGTAAGGGCAGGGATCCCGCTTCTGAATGCCCGAATCCTCATCCATGATGGGGGACAATTGGGAATGAAAACGCTTTATGACCGCGCCACCATGCCCCCCAATATGATGCCGGTCATTCGGGCGGCGCTGGATGTCGTTCATGAAACCGAGATGGATGGCGCGGCCCATGATATGGAGCGTTATCGGGCGCGGGTGATTGAGCGCGTCTTGACCCAGTTCGAAGATGTTGGCTCAGACGACTTCGAATATCTTTTAAACAAACTGGGCGATATTATGTCTGCCGAAAAACGCGCTGGCTAA
- the holA gene encoding DNA polymerase III subunit delta, producing the protein MKLSFSQIAGFLQAPPKDVRAILVYGPDAGLVSERAENLAAKLVKDKADPFAVSLMTGGQIGGDSATLYDEAASMALGGGRRLIRLQRASESNAAALAVFLKDPPAVDSVILIEAGDLDKRSKLRALCEGTSPLAAGIPCYQEDAAARAHTVAAALQAEKLAAPRDVVQLLADLLPPDRLAMRSELDKLALYAQGTGKVSVEDVTAVIANAGGAEIDDLVQAAASGEARRAATLLDHLLAEQSSPIALLRGMQRHLMRLQLARAHMANGASAGEALKKLAPPVFWKLVDPMTRQLNRWGLESLETRLFQLAEAEAVCKRTGTPDVALVSQLFLNIAAKG; encoded by the coding sequence ATGAAGCTTTCTTTTTCTCAGATCGCCGGTTTTCTGCAAGCGCCCCCGAAGGACGTGCGTGCGATTTTGGTTTATGGCCCCGATGCGGGCCTTGTTAGCGAGCGCGCCGAAAATCTTGCCGCCAAACTTGTTAAGGACAAGGCCGATCCTTTTGCCGTTTCGCTTATGACGGGCGGGCAGATTGGCGGCGATAGCGCCACCCTTTATGACGAAGCTGCGTCGATGGCGCTGGGGGGTGGGCGTAGGCTTATCCGCTTGCAACGCGCCAGCGAAAGCAACGCCGCCGCGCTGGCTGTGTTCTTGAAAGATCCACCCGCCGTCGACAGCGTTATCCTGATCGAGGCAGGCGATTTGGACAAACGATCCAAACTCCGCGCCTTGTGTGAGGGGACCTCTCCTCTCGCCGCAGGAATTCCCTGCTACCAAGAGGATGCCGCGGCGAGGGCCCACACCGTTGCCGCCGCGCTGCAAGCCGAAAAACTGGCCGCGCCACGCGATGTCGTCCAGCTTTTGGCCGACCTTTTACCGCCCGACCGCCTTGCCATGCGCAGTGAGCTGGACAAGCTTGCCCTTTATGCGCAAGGCACTGGCAAAGTGTCTGTTGAGGATGTCACCGCCGTGATCGCGAATGCGGGCGGCGCCGAGATTGACGATCTGGTGCAGGCCGCCGCCAGCGGCGAGGCGCGACGCGCCGCCACCTTACTGGATCATTTGCTGGCCGAGCAAAGCTCACCCATCGCGCTGCTGCGCGGGATGCAACGACATTTGATGCGCTTGCAACTGGCACGCGCCCATATGGCGAATGGCGCAAGCGCAGGCGAAGCCCTTAAAAAACTTGCCCCGCCCGTTTTTTGGAAATTGGTCGATCCCATGACGCGCCAACTAAATCGCTGGGGACTGGAAAGTCTTGAAACGCGCCTTTTTCAACTCGCCGAGGCCGAGGCCGTATGCAAGCGCACCGGCACGCCCGACGTGGCACTTGTCAGCCAGCTTTTCCTGAACATCGCCGCGAAGGGGTAG